A stretch of Alkaliphilus flagellatus DNA encodes these proteins:
- a CDS encoding FliH/SctL family protein, protein MSKVYKRNEIVLGEEKLIKLQINQIVKHNENENLDKQKDDQVQVNEQMSKDAEAIIDKAKKDADSLLENVELECNEILSKTQEEREAIIAEAYTKASEILEAAREEGYSKGIVQGQEIGLKEVDSIIEEAKEIKENALLEKKAMAKSLENEIVELVISCVKKVLNYELEREHSLLLNLVEKGIEKCTYTDSLIIRVSTNDHEIVNSSKNKIYMMTEGIDTIEVKKDPALETGSIIIETTSGTVDASIQTQIAQIEQTFHDILKGE, encoded by the coding sequence TTGTCTAAAGTATATAAAAGAAATGAAATTGTTTTAGGTGAAGAAAAATTGATTAAGCTTCAAATCAATCAAATAGTAAAGCATAATGAAAATGAAAATTTAGACAAACAAAAAGATGATCAAGTACAAGTAAATGAACAAATGAGTAAAGATGCTGAAGCAATAATTGATAAAGCCAAAAAAGATGCAGATAGCTTGCTAGAGAATGTAGAGTTAGAGTGCAATGAAATTCTTAGTAAGACCCAAGAAGAAAGAGAAGCTATAATTGCAGAAGCTTATACAAAAGCTAGTGAAATTCTAGAGGCTGCAAGAGAAGAAGGATATAGCAAAGGGATAGTGCAGGGTCAAGAGATAGGGCTAAAAGAAGTAGACTCTATAATTGAGGAAGCTAAAGAGATAAAGGAAAATGCATTGTTAGAGAAAAAAGCTATGGCTAAATCTTTAGAAAATGAAATAGTAGAATTGGTAATTTCCTGCGTTAAGAAAGTTTTGAATTATGAACTAGAAAGAGAACATTCTTTATTGCTTAATCTTGTTGAAAAAGGTATTGAAAAGTGTACATATACAGATAGCTTAATAATTCGTGTAAGTACAAATGATCATGAAATAGTTAATTCATCTAAAAACAAAATATATATGATGACAGAAGGAATAGACACTATAGAAGTGAAAAAGGATCCAGCACTGGAAACTGGTAGTATTATTATTGAAACAACTTCAGGTACAGTAGATGCAAGTATTCAAACCCAAATAGCACAAATTGAACAAACATTTCATGATATTCTAAAAGGCGAGTGA
- the flgC gene encoding flagellar basal body rod protein FlgC: MSIFNSINISASGLTAERLRMDIVTKNIANANTTRTANGTPYRRQVAIFKSKDNNMPFSEYLRRSNGQASNLTGVEISSIQNDSSPYKKVYEPGHPDADESGYVLMPNVDIVTEMANMISATRAYEANVTALNGTKSMALKALEIGK, from the coding sequence GTGTCAATTTTCAACTCAATTAATATTAGTGCTTCAGGATTAACAGCAGAAAGATTAAGGATGGATATAGTTACAAAAAATATAGCTAATGCTAATACAACAAGAACAGCTAATGGCACTCCATATAGAAGACAAGTGGCTATATTCAAAAGTAAGGATAACAACATGCCTTTTTCTGAGTATCTTAGACGATCAAATGGACAAGCATCAAATTTAACAGGAGTAGAGATATCATCAATTCAGAATGATTCGTCACCATATAAAAAAGTTTATGAACCTGGGCATCCAGATGCTGATGAAAGTGGATATGTATTAATGCCAAATGTAGATATAGTTACTGAAATGGCGAATATGATTTCAGCAACTAGAGCATACGAGGCCAATGTTACAGCATTAAATGGAACAAAAAGTATGGCTCTTAAAGCTTTAGAAATCGGTAAATAA
- the fliF gene encoding flagellar basal-body MS-ring/collar protein FliF has protein sequence MSDSLSQIKNQLNDYFHGLEKKQRIMFFSATIFTLLALTGIIYYFTRPEYIELYRNLAPEQTGAIMETLEGNNIRAKIGQTSGTVLVPKADEKRAQVVVATQGLPSAKFSFEDAFSGNSFMMTSEERSKRYIYALQNYLSSIIEEIRGVKSADVALVVPEKSGFIINNNQSGAKASVRLDLEGNAVLDSNSINGIAILVSNAVEGLEPENVTIHGSDGRVLNQSVEENSDVFNSNSNIALQQSVKNELERSITNFLSNVYGHGNVVVMANVKLDFDSEVTEIKEFAPPIEGETTGIPRSMQELRQNVKNGGNGGAPGTDTNTEDIPEYVEGDEDYSTYSEASKTINYEINELYKKIVKAQGQVKDVTVAVFLNRAALADGDLTVEEKQDLTNIISAAAGLDTKVVQVGVQEFKNAFDSIGDDNLSKTTSAMPPLWAIGIILATILGATYFIVSKNRRSKEEIIEPIEEMIIPDTIQEIDLELSGSQVKQQIEKLVNKKPDAVAQLLKNWLNED, from the coding sequence ATGTCAGATTCTTTAAGTCAGATTAAAAATCAACTAAATGACTACTTCCATGGGCTTGAAAAAAAACAAAGGATTATGTTTTTCTCAGCCACGATTTTTACATTATTAGCACTAACTGGAATAATTTATTATTTTACCCGACCAGAATATATAGAATTATATAGAAATCTTGCTCCAGAGCAAACCGGTGCAATAATGGAAACATTAGAGGGTAATAATATACGAGCTAAGATTGGTCAAACTAGTGGGACTGTTTTGGTGCCTAAGGCCGATGAAAAAAGAGCTCAAGTTGTAGTAGCTACTCAAGGATTACCATCAGCGAAGTTTTCCTTTGAAGATGCATTTTCTGGCAACTCGTTTATGATGACAAGTGAAGAACGATCGAAGCGTTACATATATGCTCTACAAAATTATCTGTCTAGTATAATAGAAGAAATACGTGGAGTTAAAAGCGCAGATGTCGCGTTGGTTGTGCCAGAAAAATCAGGCTTTATTATTAATAATAATCAAAGTGGAGCAAAAGCATCTGTAAGGCTAGACCTCGAAGGCAATGCCGTTTTAGATAGCAATAGTATAAATGGCATTGCTATTTTAGTGTCAAATGCTGTTGAAGGCCTTGAACCAGAAAATGTTACGATTCATGGAAGTGATGGTAGAGTATTAAATCAAAGTGTAGAAGAAAATTCAGATGTATTTAATTCAAATAGCAATATAGCATTGCAACAAAGTGTTAAAAATGAGCTTGAACGAAGTATTACTAATTTTTTATCTAATGTTTATGGACATGGAAATGTAGTTGTTATGGCTAATGTTAAATTAGATTTTGATAGTGAAGTAACAGAGATAAAAGAATTTGCACCACCAATTGAAGGTGAAACCACAGGTATACCAAGAAGTATGCAGGAACTAAGACAAAATGTAAAAAATGGTGGGAATGGTGGAGCACCTGGAACTGATACTAATACAGAAGATATTCCTGAATATGTAGAGGGTGATGAAGATTACTCAACCTATTCTGAAGCAAGTAAGACAATTAACTATGAGATTAACGAGTTGTATAAGAAAATTGTTAAGGCTCAAGGTCAGGTTAAGGATGTTACTGTAGCTGTTTTTCTTAATAGAGCAGCTCTAGCCGATGGGGATTTAACTGTAGAAGAAAAACAAGATTTAACTAATATAATATCAGCAGCCGCTGGATTGGATACAAAGGTAGTACAGGTTGGTGTTCAGGAGTTTAAAAATGCTTTTGATAGTATCGGAGATGATAACTTGTCAAAAACAACATCTGCAATGCCACCACTATGGGCAATAGGAATTATATTAGCTACTATTTTAGGCGCTACATACTTTATAGTAAGTAAAAATAGAAGATCTAAAGAAGAAATTATAGAACCTATTGAAGAAATGATTATACCAGATACTATACAAGAAATAGATTTGGAATTATCTGGATCTCAAGTTAAGCAGCAGATTGAAAAGTTGGTAAATAAAAAACCCGATGCGGTTGCACAACTTTTAAAGAATTGGCTGAATGAAGATTAG
- a CDS encoding YifB family Mg chelatase-like AAA ATPase, which produces MLAKVKTCCITGLIVTMIEVEVDIANGLPNVNVVGLPDTSIKESKERVRAAIKNSELDFPLKRITINLSPADTKKEGSHFDLPIALGILGASMQIPLDELDHTLVLGELSLDGKINKVSGVLPMLLQMYREGIKRVIVPNGNLEEAKIVDDIEIIAAKNLNDIALHLKQEDRIYSCKGSSDYEYKTEIVTEDFKDLQGQENFKRGLEIAASGNHNLLMIGPPGSGKTMAARRLPSILPKLTFHEALEITKIYSVAGLLNSDEGLVSDRPFRSPHHTSSLVALTGGGRIPKPGEVSLSHYGVLFLDELPEFNKSTLEVLRQPLEDRTIHISRINGSYTYPADFMLLAAMNPCPCGYYGTNSGQECSCTPYQINRYVGKISGPLMDRIDIIVETSAVDYNDLISDKNVESSKDIRFRVEKAREIQLERYKKTKYLFNSQLNGASIKKYCSLTPSSERLMNLAFDKMKLSARGYSRILKVARTIADLGDSDVICEDHLAEALQYRNLNGLIFK; this is translated from the coding sequence ATGTTAGCTAAGGTAAAAACCTGCTGCATAACAGGTCTAATCGTTACTATGATCGAAGTGGAAGTAGATATAGCCAATGGATTACCAAATGTAAATGTTGTTGGACTTCCTGATACGTCTATAAAGGAATCTAAAGAAAGAGTAAGAGCTGCCATAAAAAATAGTGAGTTGGACTTTCCCTTAAAAAGAATTACAATTAACCTATCACCAGCAGATACTAAAAAAGAAGGAAGTCATTTTGACCTGCCTATTGCCTTAGGAATTTTAGGTGCATCTATGCAAATTCCTTTAGATGAATTAGATCATACATTGGTACTTGGAGAACTATCTTTAGATGGAAAAATTAATAAAGTAAGTGGTGTGCTCCCTATGCTATTACAAATGTATCGCGAGGGTATTAAAAGAGTGATAGTTCCTAATGGAAATCTAGAGGAGGCAAAAATTGTTGATGATATAGAAATAATTGCCGCTAAAAATTTAAACGATATAGCACTCCATCTTAAACAAGAAGATAGAATATATAGTTGTAAGGGATCTTCCGACTATGAGTATAAGACAGAAATTGTCACTGAAGACTTTAAAGATCTCCAAGGGCAGGAAAATTTTAAAAGGGGATTAGAAATAGCTGCATCTGGAAATCATAATTTACTAATGATAGGTCCACCCGGGTCTGGTAAAACAATGGCGGCTAGAAGATTACCATCAATACTTCCTAAATTAACCTTTCATGAGGCTCTAGAAATTACTAAGATATATAGTGTTGCTGGGTTACTTAATTCTGACGAAGGGTTAGTCAGTGATAGGCCCTTTCGTTCTCCACATCATACTAGTTCGCTAGTTGCTTTAACAGGTGGTGGAAGAATTCCTAAACCAGGAGAGGTTTCTTTGAGTCATTACGGTGTTCTATTTCTTGATGAATTACCAGAATTCAATAAATCAACTTTAGAAGTATTAAGACAGCCCTTAGAAGATAGAACTATACACATATCAAGAATAAATGGATCCTATACCTATCCAGCAGATTTCATGTTGCTAGCTGCAATGAACCCTTGTCCATGTGGCTACTATGGCACTAATTCTGGTCAGGAGTGTAGTTGTACCCCTTATCAGATAAATAGATATGTAGGTAAAATATCAGGCCCTCTTATGGATCGTATAGATATAATTGTTGAAACTTCAGCTGTAGACTATAATGACTTGATTAGTGATAAAAATGTAGAATCATCTAAGGATATAAGATTTCGTGTAGAGAAGGCTAGAGAAATTCAACTAGAAAGATATAAAAAGACTAAGTATTTATTTAATTCTCAACTAAATGGAGCATCAATAAAAAAATACTGCTCATTAACGCCTTCTTCAGAACGATTAATGAATTTAGCTTTCGATAAAATGAAATTAAGTGCTAGAGGTTATAGTAGAATTTTAAAGGTAGCAAGAACTATCGCAGATTTAGGCGACAGCGATGTTATTTGTGAAGATCATTTGGCTGAAGCTTTACAGTATAGAAATCTAAATGGATTAATATTCAAATAA
- the fliG gene encoding flagellar motor switch protein FliG: MARRVSKGDITGREKAAILLISLGPEYSAQIFKHLSNEEIEELTLEIANMRKVSPEEKDRVLDEFYEICLAQEYISEGGINYAKDVLEKALGSQKAMDIINKLTASLQVKPFDFARKADPSQLLNYIQNEHPQTIALILAYLSSSQSAQILSALPQGKQSEVAQRIATMDRTSPEIIREVEMVLERKLSSLVNQDYTSAGGIQSIVDILNSVDRGTEKNIMDTLEIQDIELAEEIRKRMFIFEDIIGLDSTSIQRFIRDTDNKELAVALKGATKEVADVIYANMSKRMAEMIKEDMDFMGPVRLRDVEEAQQKIVNIIRRLEEAGEIIISRGGGDEIIV; encoded by the coding sequence ATGGCGAGAAGAGTGTCTAAAGGAGATATTACTGGAAGAGAAAAAGCTGCAATATTATTAATAAGCTTAGGACCAGAATACTCTGCTCAAATTTTCAAACATTTGAGTAATGAAGAAATAGAAGAACTTACATTAGAAATCGCAAATATGCGAAAAGTATCTCCTGAAGAAAAAGACAGGGTTTTAGATGAATTTTATGAAATATGTCTAGCACAAGAATATATTTCTGAAGGCGGTATTAATTATGCTAAGGATGTGCTTGAAAAGGCTTTAGGGTCTCAGAAGGCAATGGATATTATAAATAAGCTAACAGCCTCTTTACAAGTTAAGCCATTTGATTTTGCTCGAAAGGCTGATCCGAGCCAATTGCTGAATTATATTCAAAATGAGCATCCACAAACAATTGCGCTAATACTTGCGTATTTATCCTCATCCCAATCAGCACAAATATTATCTGCTTTGCCTCAAGGAAAGCAGTCGGAAGTAGCGCAAAGAATTGCTACTATGGATAGAACTTCACCTGAAATCATTAGGGAGGTTGAAATGGTATTAGAAAGAAAACTGTCTTCTTTAGTTAACCAAGACTACACATCGGCAGGGGGTATACAGTCAATTGTGGATATACTTAACTCCGTTGATAGGGGTACAGAGAAGAATATTATGGATACATTAGAAATTCAAGATATAGAATTAGCTGAGGAAATTAGAAAAAGAATGTTTATATTTGAAGACATCATTGGCTTGGATAGTACATCTATTCAAAGATTTATTAGAGATACTGACAATAAAGAATTAGCAGTGGCATTAAAGGGAGCAACCAAAGAAGTCGCCGATGTTATTTATGCTAATATGTCAAAACGTATGGCAGAAATGATAAAGGAAGATATGGACTTTATGGGACCTGTTAGACTAAGAGATGTAGAAGAAGCACAACAAAAAATAGTTAATATTATTAGAAGATTAGAAGAGGCAGGAGAAATCATCATTTCTCGAGGTGGGGGAGATGAAATAATTGTCTAA
- the dprA gene encoding DNA-processing protein DprA → MELKEKEIIVWLSYIEGITNKDIRNLVDYFHNLEDIWVADEKHISNALNKRGIIMDKIIKNRNEQFITKIFKNLDDNNILPLTILDDKYPSKLKNIYDPPYVIYIKGNKIKFDIPLIAIVGARKSTPYGRWAAYQFARELTKWDVGIISGLALGIDTYGHKGALESNGYTIGVLGCGLDQCYPASNRNLMDKMVVDGCIISEYCLGMPPLKYNFPARNRIVSGLSDGVIVIEASENSGALITVEYALDQGKDVYALPGNINNMQSKGSNKLIRDGARILLEVDDVIENLKYKYSLGKKSLEESSKIELSKLESLIYEIIKRRPINIDLIINETGIKASELNPILTILEIKGYISQMPGKTFTVSK, encoded by the coding sequence ATGGAGTTGAAAGAAAAAGAAATTATTGTATGGTTAAGTTATATAGAAGGCATTACTAATAAAGATATTAGAAACTTAGTAGATTATTTTCATAACCTTGAAGATATTTGGGTAGCAGACGAAAAACATATTAGTAATGCATTGAATAAACGTGGAATAATTATGGATAAAATTATAAAAAATAGGAATGAGCAATTTATCACTAAAATTTTTAAAAATTTAGATGATAACAATATACTTCCTTTAACAATTTTAGATGATAAATATCCTTCTAAACTTAAAAACATATATGATCCTCCCTATGTAATATATATAAAAGGAAATAAAATAAAATTTGACATACCTTTAATAGCTATAGTTGGTGCTAGGAAGTCCACACCTTACGGTAGATGGGCAGCCTATCAGTTTGCAAGAGAGCTAACAAAATGGGATGTTGGAATTATAAGTGGATTAGCTTTAGGTATAGATACATATGGACATAAGGGAGCATTAGAGTCTAATGGCTATACTATCGGTGTTTTAGGATGCGGATTAGATCAGTGTTATCCAGCTTCTAATAGAAATTTAATGGATAAGATGGTTGTAGATGGTTGTATTATTTCGGAGTATTGCCTAGGAATGCCACCATTAAAGTATAACTTTCCAGCAAGAAATCGAATTGTTAGCGGGTTATCTGATGGTGTAATAGTAATTGAAGCATCTGAGAACAGTGGAGCATTAATTACTGTAGAATATGCGTTGGATCAAGGAAAAGATGTTTATGCTCTACCTGGTAATATTAATAATATGCAAAGTAAAGGATCTAATAAACTGATTAGGGATGGTGCTAGAATCTTACTTGAGGTTGATGATGTGATTGAAAATCTTAAATATAAATACTCATTAGGAAAAAAGAGTTTAGAAGAATCCTCAAAAATAGAACTAAGTAAATTAGAATCCTTGATATATGAAATAATAAAAAGAAGACCCATAAATATTGATTTAATTATAAATGAAACAGGAATTAAAGCATCTGAGTTGAATCCAATCTTAACTATATTAGAAATTAAAGGTTATATAAGTCAGATGCCAGGTAAGACATTTACAGTATCGAAATAA
- the flgB gene encoding flagellar basal body rod protein FlgB: MYNNINVLSKALDASWKRNEIITNNIANAETPNFKKSQVVFEDILKDSLAEKKLKGAVTNPKHIHINGGNIKELKYKIKTEDSFSTRRDKNNVDIDVEMAERAKNEILYNTLTSRMQSGFQKIKFVINEGR, from the coding sequence ATGTATAATAATATTAATGTTTTATCAAAAGCTTTAGATGCTTCATGGAAGCGTAATGAAATAATTACAAATAATATTGCTAATGCAGAGACACCTAACTTTAAAAAGTCACAAGTAGTTTTTGAAGATATTTTAAAAGATAGTTTGGCAGAAAAAAAATTAAAAGGAGCTGTTACAAACCCAAAACATATACATATAAACGGGGGAAATATTAAAGAACTAAAATATAAAATAAAAACTGAAGATAGTTTTAGTACTCGAAGAGATAAAAACAATGTGGATATTGATGTGGAAATGGCAGAGAGAGCTAAAAATGAAATTTTATACAATACTTTAACAAGTAGAATGCAAAGTGGATTTCAAAAAATAAAATTTGTTATTAATGAAGGGAGGTAG
- the fliE gene encoding flagellar hook-basal body complex protein FliE, with the protein MKINNISQLNTVKLGSIDNYSEETSKSTVSFSTFLNESLEKVSSLEKESEQYSLKLATGELENIHEAMIAAQKADIALQLTMQIRNKVLDAYREIMRMQI; encoded by the coding sequence ATGAAAATTAATAATATTAGTCAGCTTAATACAGTAAAGCTTGGATCTATAGACAATTATTCAGAAGAAACATCAAAAAGCACAGTATCTTTTTCTACATTTTTAAATGAGTCTTTGGAGAAAGTAAGCTCACTTGAAAAAGAATCAGAACAATATAGCTTAAAGTTAGCAACAGGTGAATTAGAAAACATACACGAGGCTATGATAGCAGCCCAAAAAGCTGATATTGCCCTTCAGCTAACTATGCAAATTAGAAATAAAGTTTTAGATGCATATAGAGAAATAATGAGGATGCAGATTTAA
- the codY gene encoding GTP-sensing pleiotropic transcriptional regulator CodY, producing the protein MSSGTLLEKTRRINKILQQSGDVTISFNELCRILSEVLDANVYVASSKGKVLGVSLTDTSDCPIIVDEKTGEKRFPDEYNQQLLSVNETKSNITKDELLTFFKYDIDSYEKLVTIVPINGSGQRLGTLVLARFDRAFNEDDLVMAEYSSTVVGLEIIRSESDAIEEEARKKAVVQMAIGTLSYSELEAVEHIFNELEGEEGLLVASKIADRVGITRSVIVNALRKFESAGVIESRSLGMKGTHIRILNDHLINELRKLKR; encoded by the coding sequence ATGAGTAGTGGTACATTATTAGAAAAAACAAGAAGAATTAACAAAATTTTGCAACAATCAGGAGACGTTACTATTTCATTTAATGAATTATGTAGGATTTTAAGTGAAGTTTTAGATGCAAATGTATATGTAGCTAGCTCAAAGGGTAAAGTACTAGGTGTTAGCTTAACAGATACTTCAGATTGTCCTATTATTGTTGATGAGAAAACAGGTGAAAAAAGATTTCCAGATGAATACAACCAGCAGTTATTATCTGTAAATGAAACCAAATCCAATATTACTAAAGATGAACTTCTAACATTCTTTAAGTACGATATTGATAGTTACGAAAAGTTAGTGACTATTGTTCCTATAAATGGTAGTGGTCAACGTCTTGGTACTCTTGTTTTAGCTAGATTCGATAGAGCCTTTAATGAGGATGATCTAGTAATGGCTGAGTATAGCTCAACAGTAGTAGGATTGGAAATTATAAGATCAGAATCTGATGCTATTGAAGAAGAAGCTAGAAAAAAAGCAGTAGTTCAAATGGCAATAGGAACGCTATCTTATTCAGAACTAGAGGCGGTTGAACACATATTTAATGAATTAGAAGGAGAAGAAGGATTATTAGTGGCTAGCAAAATTGCTGATCGTGTTGGAATTACACGTTCTGTTATAGTAAATGCCCTAAGAAAATTCGAAAGTGCTGGAGTGATCGAATCAAGATCCTTGGGTATGAAGGGAACCCATATTAGAATTTTAAATGATCATCTTATTAACGAATTAAGAAAGTTAAAAAGATAG
- the topA gene encoding type I DNA topoisomerase — translation MAKSLVIVESPAKAKTIEKFLGKNYVVKASVGHIIDLPKSKLGVDIDNNFEPQYITIRGKGPVLKEIKTLAKKSKNVYLATDPDREGEAISWHLARALGIEEDTSCRIEFNEITKTAITNAIKKPRAINRDLVDAQQARRVLDRLVGYQISPLLWKNVRKGLSAGRVQSVATKLIIDREEEIKNFKPEEYWSLNLNVENSKKEKFQVKFQIDNLGNKEIHSEKEVNRILNTVGDNKLTVTSVRKGEKKRNPNLPFTTSTLQQEAANKLGFSTRKTMSLAQQLYEGIDIGKEGTVGLITYIRTDSTRISNEATELVKKYINEVIGDKYGNKEAKNQKEAKSKKSVQDAHEAIRPTYVYKHPDIIKSSLTKDQHLLYKLIWERYVSSNMAPALYDTLSVDLNINEVIFKATGSRLKFDGFLKVYSYANTSENVDLPILNEGEKISILEKLPKQHYTQPPARYTEASLVRTMEELGIGRPSTYSPTISTILSRGYVEKEGKNLVATELGYIINEILEEYFSKVIDVNFTADLEQSLDHIEENGHDWKKLISEFYNEFHIMLVYAEEHMEQIDFVEESDEECKNCGAIMLIKHGRYGKFLACSNYPECEETKPFLHKIGVSCPKCEDGEVIERRSKKGRLFYGCSNFPKCRFVSWSRPIDKKCPQCNNILVHKKNKKSEKIMCSDKDCKYEYRIEN, via the coding sequence TTGGCAAAATCTTTAGTAATTGTTGAATCACCAGCAAAAGCAAAAACCATAGAAAAGTTCTTAGGAAAAAATTATGTTGTAAAAGCATCTGTGGGACATATTATTGATTTACCTAAAAGTAAACTTGGAGTTGATATAGATAATAATTTTGAACCGCAGTATATTACTATAAGAGGTAAAGGACCTGTTTTGAAGGAAATTAAGACTTTGGCTAAAAAGTCAAAGAATGTTTATTTAGCAACTGACCCCGATAGAGAAGGTGAGGCTATTTCATGGCACTTAGCAAGAGCTCTAGGTATAGAAGAGGATACATCCTGTAGAATCGAATTTAATGAAATTACAAAAACAGCTATTACTAATGCAATAAAGAAGCCTAGAGCGATTAATCGCGATTTAGTAGATGCTCAACAAGCGAGAAGAGTTTTAGACAGGTTAGTAGGATACCAAATTAGCCCTCTACTTTGGAAGAACGTTAGAAAGGGACTTAGTGCTGGTAGAGTACAGTCTGTGGCTACAAAGCTTATTATAGATAGAGAAGAAGAAATTAAAAATTTTAAACCTGAAGAGTATTGGAGTTTAAATCTAAATGTAGAAAATTCTAAAAAAGAAAAGTTTCAAGTTAAGTTTCAAATTGATAATTTAGGGAATAAAGAAATACATAGTGAGAAAGAAGTAAATAGGATTTTAAACACTGTAGGGGATAATAAGTTGACTGTTACAAGTGTTAGAAAAGGTGAAAAAAAACGAAATCCTAATTTACCATTTACAACTAGTACCCTACAGCAGGAGGCTGCAAACAAATTAGGTTTCTCTACTAGAAAAACGATGTCTTTAGCACAACAACTATATGAAGGAATTGATATTGGAAAAGAGGGCACAGTAGGTTTAATTACTTATATTAGAACTGACTCCACTAGAATATCTAATGAGGCTACTGAATTAGTTAAAAAGTATATTAATGAAGTTATCGGCGATAAGTATGGGAATAAGGAAGCTAAGAATCAAAAAGAAGCTAAGAGTAAAAAAAGTGTTCAAGATGCCCATGAAGCTATTAGACCTACTTATGTTTATAAACATCCTGATATTATTAAGTCTTCATTAACAAAGGATCAACACCTACTTTATAAATTGATTTGGGAGCGATATGTTTCTAGTAATATGGCTCCAGCCTTATATGATACGTTATCTGTGGATTTAAATATAAATGAAGTGATTTTCAAAGCCACAGGATCTAGGCTGAAGTTTGATGGGTTCCTAAAAGTATATAGCTATGCTAATACATCAGAAAATGTAGATTTGCCTATTTTGAACGAGGGAGAGAAAATTAGTATTCTTGAAAAGTTGCCTAAACAACACTATACACAACCGCCAGCTAGATATACAGAGGCATCTTTGGTTAGAACAATGGAGGAATTAGGAATAGGAAGGCCTAGTACTTATTCCCCAACTATATCTACAATACTTTCTAGAGGATATGTTGAAAAAGAAGGCAAAAATTTAGTTGCTACTGAATTGGGATATATTATAAATGAAATATTAGAGGAATATTTTTCTAAAGTTATTGATGTTAATTTTACAGCGGACCTAGAGCAAAGTTTAGACCACATAGAAGAAAATGGACACGATTGGAAAAAACTTATTTCAGAGTTTTACAATGAATTTCATATAATGTTGGTCTATGCGGAAGAGCATATGGAACAAATTGATTTTGTAGAGGAAAGCGATGAAGAGTGTAAAAATTGTGGAGCTATAATGTTAATTAAACATGGTAGATATGGAAAATTTTTAGCTTGCTCAAACTATCCTGAATGCGAGGAAACAAAACCTTTTCTTCATAAAATCGGAGTAAGTTGTCCGAAATGCGAAGATGGCGAAGTGATAGAGCGAAGATCAAAAAAAGGGAGACTTTTTTATGGATGTAGCAATTTTCCAAAGTGTAGATTTGTATCTTGGAGCAGACCTATTGATAAAAAATGTCCTCAGTGCAACAATATATTGGTACACAAGAAAAATAAAAAAAGTGAAAAAATTATGTGTAGCGATAAAGATTGTAAATATGAGTATAGGATTGAAAATTAA